One genomic segment of Sanyastnella coralliicola includes these proteins:
- a CDS encoding T9SS type A sorting domain-containing protein, whose translation MLKRTHLSALTLLLFFTVQATAQLNSEGTRFWMAYMENITLQFNGEPTFGFWVYSDGPVTGTMTVPQTGLTVPFEGSGGALEVILPEAIWYNENSQVITNKGILIETDIPVNVSGIHYRTYFSDGSRLISEDLLGSDYLVLAGVDQNGGSFSAMTIVATEDQTEIEIIPSTLTTELFPGGTPFTITMDEGQSYQIKATGDLTGTTVTAIGGEKIAVFTGAQQAAVGCTGEDSHLWEQMPPLSFTGLEFPLIPYLSQGTCEYKVLATEDDTDIYLSCDDIVTLNAGETFNYSLNTPEILKATKGVFIGHFNRSSDCNATDAGPSFAILNPLKNQSTGQSLLNSDLVGPITQFFSDYSINFVALAGTESGVNLNGNMVSFSPIPGNSNWVYASVAMPAGTSSFTAPDGVWVQTASFGDFDACTYALGFNVEVIPDNDIALTAEPNPTTNSFCAGNQIPFSYESDGILTNILWDFAGLGTSMEETPIFTFTEPGTYEVLFTAELDGCPVSASIVVEVEQCDIVSVQELTSSIQLSYSAAGEIIISGNTSTIHLQVYAANGQLVIDQTNVDQRVRLDDLASGMYVVQVSSGNQTERLKVFR comes from the coding sequence ATGCTTAAACGCACTCATCTCTCGGCACTTACACTTCTCCTTTTCTTCACAGTTCAAGCCACGGCGCAACTCAACTCAGAGGGCACCCGTTTCTGGATGGCTTATATGGAGAACATCACCCTACAGTTCAACGGAGAACCAACCTTTGGATTTTGGGTATACAGCGACGGCCCTGTCACGGGAACGATGACTGTTCCTCAAACCGGTCTGACCGTGCCGTTTGAAGGTTCGGGAGGTGCGCTGGAAGTGATTTTACCTGAAGCCATCTGGTACAATGAAAACTCCCAGGTGATTACGAACAAGGGTATTCTGATCGAGACAGATATTCCAGTTAATGTATCAGGGATACATTATCGAACTTACTTCAGCGACGGTTCAAGACTAATTAGTGAAGACTTACTGGGAAGCGATTACTTGGTACTCGCAGGCGTAGATCAGAATGGCGGATCGTTCAGCGCCATGACGATTGTAGCGACCGAAGACCAAACTGAAATTGAAATCATTCCAAGTACGCTGACGACGGAGTTGTTTCCGGGAGGTACACCTTTCACCATCACCATGGACGAAGGGCAGTCATACCAAATCAAAGCTACGGGAGACCTAACAGGAACGACGGTCACCGCAATTGGAGGAGAGAAGATTGCCGTATTCACTGGAGCCCAACAAGCGGCTGTTGGTTGTACGGGTGAAGACAGCCACCTTTGGGAACAAATGCCTCCTTTGAGTTTTACGGGACTCGAATTCCCTCTCATTCCTTACTTGAGTCAAGGTACCTGTGAGTATAAGGTTCTTGCAACTGAAGATGACACTGACATCTACCTTTCATGTGACGACATTGTCACGCTGAATGCAGGTGAAACCTTCAATTATTCGTTGAACACACCGGAGATTTTGAAAGCAACCAAAGGGGTGTTCATCGGACATTTCAACCGAAGTAGCGATTGCAATGCCACCGACGCCGGACCTTCATTCGCCATTCTCAATCCTCTGAAAAACCAGTCGACCGGTCAGTCTTTATTGAACAGTGACCTCGTAGGACCGATTACACAGTTCTTCAGCGACTATAGCATCAACTTCGTTGCTTTAGCCGGAACAGAAAGTGGCGTTAACCTTAATGGAAATATGGTTTCGTTCTCGCCTATTCCAGGCAACTCTAATTGGGTTTACGCAAGTGTCGCGATGCCAGCAGGAACAAGCAGCTTCACCGCTCCAGATGGCGTTTGGGTTCAGACCGCATCCTTTGGTGATTTTGATGCCTGCACTTATGCTTTGGGTTTCAATGTAGAAGTAATTCCAGATAATGATATCGCCTTAACGGCGGAACCAAATCCAACGACCAACTCCTTCTGCGCTGGGAACCAAATCCCCTTCAGCTACGAGAGTGACGGAATACTCACCAATATTCTCTGGGATTTCGCTGGACTAGGAACAAGCATGGAAGAGACTCCCATATTCACATTCACGGAGCCTGGAACCTACGAAGTTCTTTTTACGGCAGAGCTAGATGGTTGTCCGGTTTCTGCTAGTATTGTGGTTGAAGTCGAACAGTGTGACATTGTGAGTGTGCAGGAGTTAACCAGCTCTATACAACTGAGCTATTCCGCCGCAGGCGAAATAATTATTAGCGGAAACACCTCAACGATTCATCTTCAGGTATATGCTGCAAATGGCCAACTTGTCATTGATCAGACGAATGTTGATCAGCGCGTGCGACTTGACGATCTAGCATCAGGAATGTACGTTGTGCAAGTGTCGAGCGGAAATCAAACGGAACGACTGAAAGTCTTCCGATAA
- a CDS encoding MOSC domain-containing protein: MSLTLAGIPGDRHSGFHKSAGVREQNLYKKGTPVANHRQWSALSVEELREIAKAMELEQLEPSHLGANMLFEGIPNLTKLPPFTRIRIGKNPYVATLVVYEENLPCKFPQEMMEQAGVDINGKAFTAAAKGKRGLVGWVEKGARIHVGDPVQVLVPVWAKNLDL, translated from the coding sequence ATGAGTTTAACCTTAGCGGGTATTCCAGGTGACCGTCACTCGGGATTCCATAAAAGCGCTGGGGTGCGTGAACAGAACCTCTACAAGAAAGGAACTCCTGTGGCTAACCATCGCCAGTGGTCTGCACTCAGTGTGGAGGAATTGCGAGAAATCGCTAAAGCCATGGAGCTGGAGCAACTAGAGCCTTCTCACCTTGGAGCGAACATGCTTTTCGAGGGTATTCCAAACCTTACCAAACTTCCTCCCTTTACCCGCATTCGAATAGGCAAGAACCCATACGTTGCTACGCTCGTGGTTTATGAAGAGAACCTGCCATGTAAGTTCCCTCAAGAGATGATGGAGCAAGCGGGAGTTGACATCAATGGAAAGGCCTTCACCGCAGCAGCCAAAGGCAAGCGAGGCTTAGTTGGCTGGGTAGAAAAAGGCGCCCGTATTCATGTGGGTGATCCAGTACAGGTATTGGTTCCCGTGTGGGCCAAGAATCTCGACCTATAA